The Montipora capricornis isolate CH-2021 chromosome 1, ASM3666992v2, whole genome shotgun sequence genome contains a region encoding:
- the LOC138023707 gene encoding uncharacterized protein, with protein MRRKFITEEANSSKEILDVRPYLGKSYHVRSEMRRILGDACVAGAEDCLVRGLRVILNQGGDNLTKADVVDAVKIIQQRTKKKSSNQEVFKFHDQTTPPHKLFKDKRVEFFLVCIGSCQEVDQGFVCGEGQAFFESDCNLTKASVDLICAYMY; from the exons ATGAGGAGAAAGTTTATCACAGAGGAGGCTAATTCATCCAAGGAGATCCTAGATGTGCGTCCATACCTTGGAAAATCATATCAT GTTCGGTCTGAGATGCGCCGCATACTTGGAGATGCCTGTGTGGCAGGAGCTGAAGACTGTTTAGTGAGAGGCCTCAGAGTGATTCTAAATCAAGGTGGTGATAATTTAACAAAGGCAGACGTGGTTGATGCTGTTAAAATTATTCAACAGAGGACTAAGAAGAAAAGTAGCAACCAAGAGGTGTTTAAATTTCACGAT CAAACAACACCACCACACAAGCTGTTTAAGGACAAGCGTGTTGAATTTTTCCTCGTGTGCATTGGAAGTTGCCAGGAAGTGGACCAAGGTTTTGTATGTGGAGAGGGCCAAGCCTTTTTTGAAAGTGACTGCAATCTTACAAAAGCTTCAGTTGATTTAATTTGTGCTTACATGTATTAG
- the LOC138060153 gene encoding uncharacterized protein, with translation METESTTGTFEAMTASKNNPQEADLDCKPQDRDLVAEICDLRQRLSLSKFGLERFASSDDDIFFYTGFQSYSSLIAFWNFLKPRSESLLSWNRARAKVNGNLADTAFPYLQGQTKEKQREIQPIDQLWMFLTRVRLGLFERDLAHRFDVSVSTVSDVIVTWANYLYILLGSLPVWPSKEKIKKHLPDSFKGKYENVRGILDCTELKCELPKDYLKHSEIYSDYKSHDTFKGLVCISCISYGWITFVSQLYQGRISDKEIVEKSNFCQLIDTGDQHLADKGFEIHDLIALRGGSLYIPPKRFSATEQFTESQCFETMSIANVRIHVERAIKLIKTWHIFNQVLPLSTYGSINQIWTVCALLVNFQNRIISV, from the coding sequence ATGGAAACCGAGAGCACGACTGGTACGTTTGAAGCAATGACCGCGTCCAAAAATAATCCCCAGGAAGCGGATTTAGATTGCAAACCACAAGACAGAGATTTAGTTGCTGAGATTTGCGATCTGAGACAAAGGCTCTCTCTATCAAAATTTGGCTTGGAACGATTTGCATCCAGTGACGATGACATCTTCTTTTATACAGGATTTCAGAGTTACAGTTCTTTGATTGCATTTTGGAACTTCCTTAAACCGCGCTCAGAGTCTCTGCTTAGCTGGAACAGAGCACGTGCCAAAGTGAACGGAAATCTTGCTGACACTGCGTTTCCTTACTTACAAGGCcagacaaaagaaaagcaacGAGAAATACAGCCCATTGATCAGTTATGGATGTTTCTGACAAGGGTACGGCTTGGATTATTCGAGCGTGACCTGGCACACAGATTTGATGTGTCTGTAAGTACTGTGTCTGATGTGATTGTCACATGGGCAAACTATCTTTACATATTACTGGGAAGTTTGCCTGTGTGGCCTTCAAAAGAAAAGATAAAGAAACACTTGCCAGATTCATTCAAGGGGAAATATGAAAATGTGAGGGGAATTTTAGATTGTACAGAGCTAAAATGTGAACTGCCAAAGGACTATCTGAAGCATTCAGAAATATACTCAGATTATAAATCTCATGACACATTCAAAGGCCTGGTTTGCATCTCTTGCATCTCTTATGGTTGGATAACATTTGTCAGTCAGCTATATCAAGGAAGAATCAGTGACAAAGAAATTGtggaaaaaagcaatttctgtCAACTTATTGATACAGGGGACCAGCACCTTGCAGACAAGGGTTTTGAAATCCATGACCTGATAGCCCTCAGAGGAGGGAGTCTGTACATTCCTCCCAAGAGATTTTCTGCCACTGAACAGTTCACAGAAAGCCAATGTTTCGAGACCATGAGTATAGCTAATGTTCGTATTCATGTTGAAAGAGCAATAAAGCTAATAAAGACATGGCATATATTTAATCAAGTTCTACCTCTTTCAACTTATGGGTCCATAAATCAGATATGGACTGTTTGTGCTTTGCTAGTAAACTTTCAAAATCGAATCATTTCTGTCTAG